One Peromyscus leucopus breed LL Stock chromosome 4, UCI_PerLeu_2.1, whole genome shotgun sequence genomic region harbors:
- the Ndufaf1 gene encoding complex I intermediate-associated protein 30, mitochondrial, protein MASFHKLLTGTYIHRNFLKPRAALHPFIGVHFVHCSSSPLQKQVAPADRVSQKKKTEEGLQEGHDKEVALDITSPDKKPEVSFDKAIRDEVIEHLKLLKDEIKAHWIGPGGRPIQEVIMEQARVVWQFRGKEDLEKWIVTSDKTIGGKSEIFLKMAKNNQSALLYGTLSSEAPQDGKSTQSGYCAIVSRIPRGAFVRKLSYDWSQFNTLYLRVRGDGRPWMVNIRQDTEFIQRKNQMYSYFMFTRGGPYWQEVKIPFSKFFFSNQGRIRDGQSPLVVDKISSIGLTLADKVDGPFFLEIDFIGVFTDPAHTEELAYESSPAVNPDLFR, encoded by the exons ATGGCTTCCTTTCACAAATTACTGACTGGCACTTACATTCATAGAAACTTCCTGAAGCCAAGGGCTGCCTTGCATCCGTTTATAGGTGTTCACTTTGTACACTGTTCTTCCAGTCCTCTTCAGAAACAAGTGGCTCCTGCTGACAGAGTctcccagaaaaagaaaactgaagagggTTTACAAGAGGGTCACGACAAAGAGGTTGCCTTGGATATAACTTCTCCTGACAAGAAACCCGAAGTTAGTTTTGATAAAGCAATTAGAGATGAAGTAATAGAACATTTAAAGCTTTTGAAGGATGAAATTAAGGCTCATTGGATAGGTCCAGGAGGCCGCCCAATACAAGAGGTCATAATGGAGCAAGCCAGGGTCGTCTGGCAGTTTCGTGGAAAAGAAGATTTGGAGAAGTGGATAGTGACTTCTGATAAGACAATTGGAGGCAAAAGTGAAATATTCTTGAAAATGGCCAAGAACAACCAAAGTGCCCTGCTCTATGGGACGCTGAGCTCTGAGGCACCTCAAGATGGAAAAAGTACCCAAAGTGGCTACTGTGCAATAGTATCCAGGATTCCAAGG GGGGCTTTTGTGAGGAAGCTGTCTTATGATTGGTCCCAGTTCAACACTCTGTATCTCCGAGTCCGTGGGGATGGCCGGCCTTGGATGGTGAATATCAGGCAAGACACAGAATTTATCCAGAGAAAAAATCAGATGTACAGTTACTTCATGTTCACTCGTGGGGGGCCCTACTGGCAGGAAGTCAAG ATTCCTTTCTCCAAATTTTTCTTCTCAAATCAAGGAAGGATACGAGATGGCCAGAGCCCACTTGTAGTTGACAAG ATCTCTTCTATAGGACTCACCCTGGCAGATAAGGTGGATGGACCATTCTTCCTGGAAATAGATTTTATTGGTGTGTTTACTGATCCAGCCCATACAGAAGAACTTGCTTATGAGAGTTCTCCAGCTGTTAACCCAGATCTTTTCAGATAG